A genomic segment from Acidobacteriota bacterium encodes:
- a CDS encoding response regulator, protein MSPARLARDFLRNGWQPGTLILGLLLLSSLPVQALDRTKAITQYRQTIWTKETGLPNNAILALAQTGDGYLWLGTFQGLVRFDGVQFTVLNKNTVPEFKNNTTWKLLVSSEGTLWVGTNGGGLMAYKNGQWKTFTPEHGLASEIISALFEDRQKRLWIGTRKGLNYLSLASPDQGFQRVDTLDGKAVSDIRAIGQSADGTILLGSQNTLFQVSSHTGSLALTTYQTLEGQIVALFTDRKQNFWIGTIGAGVYQERPDHTLTHFTNANGFPGTVASVFCEDRDGNLWIGSAKIGLVRITNGTFTTFSHSDGLSGEDVSSLFEDREGNLWVGTYRDGLNQFQNGKFLTYTTKEGVSHNLIWQIQEASDHSLWIGTNQGLTHLANGTLTSFTASPFNSTIYSILQDQSGTWWAGTQSNGLVQFHPDSPTRPLATFTTQTGLPSNQVRVLCEDTQGNLWLGTPAGLCRKSGTTITTFTTENGLPLNVILAITCAKDGSVWVGTDGGGLIRFQNGQFTTFTRTEGLLSNVILSLYEDVDGIIWVITNAGLCYVQEGRLRTLSQLPGNQPETLHQMIEDTQGNFWIGSGNGILRVNRKALLQFAQGQTSSVETAIFTEFDGMKTEETNVPALAMRASDGRLWFPTLRGIAMIDPVNIPINQVPPTVVMESVTANGEVMRPGPDELALASFQNTFEVTCSILSFSAPEKNRLKYRLAELQSPWNEVQGKRTLSFFNIPAGKYTLEILACNNDGVWNTLPNRLAVHIQTSPWRSPWAILVYSGIVIGLIFSTTRFRTGYLVRQNQRLQIQVAERTRKLAETAFHLWRQQQELEHQKNVLAEANLKLQEMDQLKASFTAMLAHDLKSPLSVVKTAIELLQMESSIAAGPLASLLEASDRSLDKVLTLISEMLEVSRAEAQEMKLSCAPLETESFVRQCVEDIRVSAQTRRIALEIQLEPGLPAISADRGKLERVFANLLSNALKFTPNGGKISVAGSVESGTGVEIGQHFLKISITDTGEGIPAEDIPYLFEPYRQSKSTKKQLGVGLGLTIVRRIVAAHGGNISVHSQLGVGTCFTVLLPALPPEASSLAEVSPSSVVTEDKSFVSAVPNAADVNSIPPISPRVLIAEDNPVSQKILAAQVKKLGYQVEVVNNGLEAVNAFETSRFDAILMDCYMPEMDGFTATQAIRRKKSHRSNIRIIALTAETTVETVEKCLQIGMDDFLGKPFTFEDLKALLQRWVPIVATEEG, encoded by the coding sequence ATGTCCCCCGCTCGATTGGCTCGTGACTTTCTGCGTAATGGCTGGCAACCTGGAACACTCATCCTGGGGCTCCTGTTACTTAGCTCGCTTCCAGTGCAGGCACTTGATCGAACGAAAGCCATCACACAATATCGTCAAACAATTTGGACGAAAGAAACTGGGCTCCCCAATAACGCGATCCTCGCCCTGGCGCAAACGGGTGATGGATATCTCTGGTTGGGAACCTTTCAGGGACTGGTCCGGTTTGACGGAGTTCAGTTCACGGTCTTGAACAAAAACACCGTTCCAGAATTCAAAAATAATACCACATGGAAACTGCTGGTCAGTTCGGAGGGCACGCTCTGGGTCGGTACCAACGGCGGCGGGCTCATGGCCTACAAAAATGGCCAGTGGAAAACCTTCACCCCCGAACACGGACTGGCCTCTGAAATCATTTCGGCTTTATTTGAAGATCGCCAGAAACGACTCTGGATTGGCACCCGCAAAGGGTTGAATTATCTGTCCTTAGCGTCACCTGATCAAGGATTCCAACGAGTTGACACCCTGGATGGGAAAGCAGTCTCCGATATTCGGGCGATTGGACAATCCGCTGACGGCACCATTCTCCTGGGCAGCCAGAATACGCTGTTTCAAGTATCTAGCCACACCGGATCGCTGGCATTGACCACCTACCAAACCCTTGAGGGCCAAATCGTCGCGCTCTTTACTGACCGGAAGCAAAATTTCTGGATTGGCACCATCGGGGCCGGAGTGTACCAGGAACGACCCGATCACACCCTGACCCACTTCACCAATGCGAACGGATTCCCAGGTACGGTGGCGTCTGTCTTTTGTGAAGATCGGGACGGAAACCTGTGGATTGGCTCCGCTAAAATTGGATTGGTTCGGATTACGAACGGCACATTTACCACTTTCAGCCACTCAGATGGCCTCTCTGGCGAGGATGTGTCATCTCTCTTTGAAGATCGTGAAGGAAATCTCTGGGTTGGAACCTACCGGGATGGGCTGAATCAGTTCCAAAACGGGAAATTTCTCACCTACACCACCAAAGAAGGGGTATCACACAACCTCATCTGGCAAATTCAGGAAGCCTCAGACCACAGCCTCTGGATCGGGACCAATCAGGGACTCACCCACCTGGCCAACGGCACCCTCACCAGCTTCACCGCGAGTCCTTTTAATTCAACGATCTACAGCATTTTACAGGATCAATCCGGAACCTGGTGGGCTGGAACGCAAAGCAATGGGCTCGTTCAATTTCATCCAGATTCCCCCACCCGCCCACTTGCGACCTTCACGACTCAAACCGGGCTGCCCAGCAATCAGGTTCGGGTTTTGTGTGAAGACACCCAGGGAAATCTCTGGTTGGGGACACCAGCGGGATTGTGCCGCAAAAGTGGAACGACGATTACAACATTCACCACCGAAAATGGCCTCCCCTTAAATGTCATTCTGGCAATTACCTGTGCCAAAGATGGGAGTGTGTGGGTTGGAACCGATGGAGGCGGACTCATCCGGTTTCAAAATGGCCAGTTTACTACCTTCACACGAACAGAAGGTCTTCTAAGCAACGTCATTTTATCGCTGTATGAAGACGTAGACGGAATTATTTGGGTGATTACCAATGCCGGGTTGTGCTATGTGCAGGAAGGCAGACTACGAACTTTGAGTCAGCTTCCTGGCAATCAACCCGAAACACTCCATCAAATGATCGAAGACACCCAGGGAAATTTTTGGATTGGGAGTGGGAATGGAATTCTTCGAGTGAATCGCAAGGCATTGCTCCAGTTTGCTCAGGGGCAAACTTCAAGCGTGGAAACAGCGATTTTCACAGAGTTTGACGGCATGAAAACTGAGGAAACCAATGTCCCAGCCCTAGCCATGAGAGCGTCTGACGGAAGGCTCTGGTTCCCAACCTTGCGCGGAATAGCCATGATTGATCCAGTCAACATACCGATCAATCAAGTACCTCCCACCGTCGTTATGGAAAGCGTCACGGCCAATGGAGAAGTCATGCGCCCAGGCCCAGACGAGCTGGCCCTGGCTTCGTTTCAGAATACCTTTGAAGTGACCTGTTCGATCTTGAGTTTTTCCGCCCCTGAAAAAAATCGCCTCAAGTACCGCCTGGCTGAACTCCAGTCACCGTGGAACGAGGTGCAAGGAAAACGCACCCTTTCTTTTTTCAATATTCCCGCTGGGAAATACACGCTCGAAATTCTGGCCTGTAACAACGATGGCGTATGGAACACACTTCCCAACCGTCTGGCGGTTCACATTCAGACATCCCCCTGGCGTTCGCCCTGGGCAATTCTGGTTTACAGTGGAATTGTAATTGGGCTGATTTTCAGCACCACCCGCTTCCGTACCGGGTACCTGGTTCGACAAAACCAACGGCTTCAAATTCAAGTGGCTGAACGGACTCGAAAACTGGCGGAAACCGCATTTCATTTGTGGCGGCAGCAACAGGAACTGGAGCACCAAAAAAATGTGCTGGCCGAAGCCAACCTGAAACTCCAGGAAATGGACCAGCTCAAAGCGAGCTTTACCGCCATGCTGGCTCATGATTTGAAGTCTCCGCTCAGCGTGGTCAAAACCGCGATTGAACTGTTGCAAATGGAATCTTCGATTGCCGCAGGTCCGCTGGCTTCTCTGCTCGAAGCCTCAGACCGCAGCCTGGATAAAGTCCTGACGTTGATTTCAGAAATGCTCGAAGTGTCACGCGCCGAAGCCCAGGAAATGAAATTGTCCTGTGCTCCGCTGGAAACCGAATCTTTTGTGCGTCAGTGCGTTGAGGATATCCGTGTCAGTGCCCAGACTCGGCGGATTGCCCTCGAAATCCAGCTTGAACCAGGCTTACCGGCCATTTCGGCTGACCGTGGAAAATTGGAGCGCGTCTTTGCCAACTTGCTGTCCAATGCCCTTAAATTTACTCCCAATGGCGGCAAAATTTCAGTTGCAGGCAGTGTCGAATCTGGAACTGGGGTTGAAATCGGTCAGCACTTCCTGAAAATTTCAATCACCGATACCGGCGAAGGGATTCCCGCCGAAGACATTCCGTATTTGTTTGAACCGTATCGGCAATCAAAATCAACCAAAAAGCAGTTGGGTGTCGGTCTCGGGTTGACGATAGTAAGGCGCATCGTGGCAGCGCACGGAGGCAATATCTCAGTTCACAGCCAGTTAGGCGTTGGAACGTGTTTTACGGTGCTCCTGCCGGCTCTCCCGCCTGAAGCATCGTCTCTGGCCGAAGTATCACCGTCATCAGTGGTGACTGAAGATAAATCGTTTGTCTCCGCAGTCCCCAATGCGGCTGATGTCAACTCAATACCGCCCATTTCACCACGTGTTCTGATTGCGGAAGACAATCCGGTCAGTCAAAAAATCCTGGCCGCCCAGGTCAAAAAACTTGGCTATCAGGTCGAAGTCGTCAACAACGGACTCGAAGCCGTCAACGCCTTTGAAACATCGCGATTTGATGCCATTTTGATGGATTGCTATATGCCTGAAATGGATGGATTTACCGCCACTCAGGCTATTCGTCGCAAGAAAAGCCATCGTTCCAACATCAGAATCATTGCACTGACGGCTGAAACAACCGTTGAAACAGTGGAAAAATGTCTGCAAATCGGCATGGATGACTTTTTAGGAAAACCCTTTACCTTTGAGGATTTGAAGGCTTTGTTACAACGGTGGGTGCCAATTGTCGCGACCGAAGAGGGCTGA